From Actinoplanes oblitus, a single genomic window includes:
- a CDS encoding putative bifunctional diguanylate cyclase/phosphodiesterase, translating into MSVRRKLLAGYLVVACLVAATAATAWLTDMSSARRAAALEAAQVARGIGKDITIGLPVDNPGEITFPLYNSPTSLANYINRLHGSQHRDIVAVDIGKTILGDAVPENVGSVFDHDTGNEVGRTIADGKSRTFVETSADYPAGIKQVVVRMEGAGHQTLGAVILEYTPLYDQMMESARRAQFIILGAATAAFLLVLILGWVLAGSLTRRITALTTAAGVIGTGDYTHRLPGIGPADEIGRLGQAFNAMAEQLDQSAREILAKEYTDSILANAGEGICGLDPDGRITFANAAAGRITGLGIGGLLHREVSVLLPEVGDELSPGTREVSLQRPDGTSVRVEYTASQIQKAGRTLGAVIVLRDVSRQRALEHDLRHQALHDGLTNLPNRKLLLDRLEHALTRSRATGEPLAVLYLDLDGFKRVNDSLGHNAGDMLLRTAAERLTGALRPLDTVARLGGDEFAVLLEDADRATVERLARACLDALSRPFLIHNREALVSVSIGVVPDAAGYADADEVLRNADVAMYAAKEQGKNRFLTFETQMHEQLLNRLDQEARLRDAVRRGELRLHLQPVVGVAGGRMAGAEALVRWQDPEQGLRMPGSFIPLAEETGTIVDIDRWVLLEACRAVKRWQDEDPATAPAWVSVNLSAAHLEVPDLTDQVAHALSSTGLSPHCLVLELTETVLMRDLAVTAARLDELRELGVKIAIDDFGTGYSSLGYLRDIPVDVLKIDRSFIDGLVGNGRQQELVNAVIQLGHTLGLRVVAEGVEEASQLSLLTVMGCKFAQGYHLGRPEPAADLYSRLATPALHG; encoded by the coding sequence ATGAGCGTACGCCGGAAGCTCCTGGCCGGTTACCTGGTGGTGGCCTGCCTGGTGGCCGCCACCGCGGCCACCGCGTGGCTCACCGACATGTCGTCGGCGCGCCGGGCCGCGGCCCTGGAGGCGGCCCAGGTGGCCCGGGGCATCGGCAAGGACATCACCATCGGGCTGCCGGTCGACAACCCGGGCGAGATCACCTTTCCGCTGTACAACAGCCCGACCTCGCTGGCGAACTACATCAACCGGCTGCACGGGAGCCAGCACCGGGACATCGTCGCGGTGGACATCGGCAAGACCATCCTGGGCGACGCCGTACCGGAGAACGTCGGCTCGGTCTTCGACCACGACACCGGCAACGAGGTCGGCCGGACGATCGCCGACGGCAAGTCCCGGACCTTCGTGGAGACCAGCGCCGACTACCCGGCCGGGATCAAGCAGGTGGTGGTGCGGATGGAGGGAGCCGGCCACCAGACCCTCGGTGCCGTCATCCTGGAGTACACCCCGCTCTACGACCAGATGATGGAGTCCGCCCGGCGCGCCCAGTTCATCATCCTCGGCGCCGCCACTGCCGCCTTCCTGCTGGTCCTGATCCTCGGCTGGGTCCTGGCCGGCTCGCTCACCCGGCGGATCACCGCGCTCACCACGGCGGCCGGCGTGATCGGCACCGGCGACTACACGCACCGGCTGCCCGGCATCGGACCGGCCGACGAGATCGGCCGGCTGGGCCAGGCCTTCAACGCGATGGCCGAGCAACTCGACCAGTCCGCCCGGGAGATCCTGGCCAAGGAGTACACCGACAGCATCCTGGCCAACGCCGGCGAGGGCATCTGCGGGCTGGACCCGGACGGCCGGATCACCTTCGCCAACGCCGCCGCCGGGCGGATCACCGGCCTCGGGATCGGCGGGCTGCTCCACCGGGAGGTGTCCGTCCTGCTGCCGGAGGTCGGCGACGAGCTGAGCCCGGGCACCCGCGAGGTGTCCCTGCAACGGCCGGACGGGACGAGTGTCCGGGTCGAGTACACGGCCAGCCAGATCCAGAAGGCCGGGCGTACGCTCGGCGCGGTCATCGTGCTGCGCGACGTCAGCCGGCAGCGGGCTCTCGAACACGACCTGCGGCACCAGGCCCTGCACGACGGCCTGACCAATCTGCCCAACCGCAAGCTGCTGCTGGACCGGCTGGAGCACGCGCTCACCAGGTCCCGGGCCACCGGCGAGCCGCTCGCGGTGCTCTACCTGGACCTGGACGGCTTCAAGCGGGTCAACGACAGCCTCGGGCACAACGCCGGCGACATGCTGCTGCGCACCGCGGCCGAGCGGCTGACCGGCGCCCTGCGCCCGCTGGACACCGTGGCGCGGCTGGGCGGCGACGAGTTCGCCGTGCTGCTGGAGGACGCCGACCGGGCGACAGTCGAGCGGCTGGCCCGCGCCTGCCTGGACGCCCTCTCCCGGCCGTTCCTGATCCACAACCGGGAGGCGCTGGTCTCGGTGAGCATCGGCGTGGTGCCCGACGCGGCCGGTTACGCCGACGCCGACGAGGTGCTGCGCAACGCCGACGTGGCCATGTACGCGGCCAAGGAGCAGGGCAAGAACCGCTTCCTGACCTTCGAGACGCAGATGCACGAGCAGCTGCTGAACCGCCTGGACCAGGAGGCCCGGCTGCGCGACGCGGTGCGCCGCGGCGAGCTGCGGCTGCACCTGCAGCCGGTGGTCGGCGTGGCGGGCGGGCGGATGGCCGGCGCCGAGGCACTGGTCCGCTGGCAGGACCCGGAACAGGGGCTGCGGATGCCGGGCTCGTTCATCCCCCTCGCCGAGGAGACCGGCACGATCGTCGACATCGACCGCTGGGTGCTGCTGGAGGCGTGCCGGGCGGTCAAGCGCTGGCAGGACGAGGATCCGGCCACCGCGCCGGCCTGGGTCAGCGTCAACCTCTCCGCCGCGCACCTGGAGGTGCCGGACCTGACCGACCAGGTGGCCCACGCCCTGTCCAGCACCGGCCTCTCGCCGCACTGCCTGGTGCTGGAGCTGACCGAGACGGTGCTGATGCGCGACCTCGCGGTGACCGCGGCCCGCCTCGACGAGCTGCGCGAACTCGGTGTGAAGATCGCCATCGACGACTTCGGGACCGGGTACTCCTCGCTCGGCTACCTGCGCGACATCCCGGTCGACGTGCTCAAGATCGACCGCTCGTTCATCGACGGGCTGGTCGGCAACGGCCGCCAGCAGGAGCTGGTGAACGCGGTGATCCAGCTCGGTCACACGCTCGGGCTGCGGGTGGTGGCCGAGGGCGTCGAGGAGGCGTCTCAGCTGTCCCTGCTGACCGTGATGGGCTGCAAGTTCGCCCAGGGTTACCACCTGGGCCGGCCGGAGCCGGCCGCTGATCTCTACAGCCGCCTCGCCACCCCGGCCCTGCACGGCTGA